One genomic region from Natrinema sp. DC36 encodes:
- a CDS encoding metal-dependent transcriptional regulator: MATEITSTASGLVGATVGRRTGQYLLEIDWLSEDTDRVAPGEIATRLDVSGASVTEMGSKLEDAGLVTVKKYTGVKLTEKGSEVARELTWRLCVVENFFGEELSADLDDDQSYEIGYTLPPEAIKRLRDLVDHPCIDRCPQTRQDYDGCRIA; this comes from the coding sequence ATGGCAACCGAAATCACCTCGACAGCCTCCGGACTTGTCGGGGCGACCGTCGGTCGGCGTACGGGGCAGTATCTGTTGGAAATTGATTGGCTGTCCGAGGACACCGACCGAGTGGCGCCTGGTGAGATTGCGACCCGTCTGGACGTTAGCGGAGCGAGCGTCACGGAGATGGGTTCGAAGTTAGAGGATGCAGGACTGGTGACCGTGAAGAAATACACCGGCGTGAAGCTGACCGAGAAAGGCAGCGAGGTCGCCCGTGAACTCACCTGGCGACTCTGCGTCGTCGAGAATTTTTTCGGGGAGGAACTCTCCGCGGATCTCGACGATGACCAGTCCTACGAGATCGGCTATACCCTTCCTCCTGAGGCTATCAAGCGATTGCGTGATCTGGTCGACCATCCCTGCATCGATCGCTGCCCCCAGACGAGACAAGACTACGATGGGTGTCGCATCGCGTAG
- a CDS encoding DUF488 family protein has translation MKITTKRIYDTPDDDGARVLVDRLWPRGVSKEEAQLDAWIKEVAPSDELRTWYDHNPDRWTRFKERYVSEFKEKDDAVERVLDVAKDERLTLLYAAADREQNNSVALREYLESRVD, from the coding sequence ATGAAGATCACTACGAAACGGATCTACGATACCCCCGACGACGATGGAGCGCGGGTGCTCGTCGACAGGCTTTGGCCTCGAGGCGTTTCGAAGGAGGAGGCACAACTCGATGCGTGGATCAAGGAGGTTGCGCCGTCGGACGAGCTCCGGACGTGGTACGATCACAACCCTGACCGATGGACGAGGTTCAAGGAGCGGTACGTCTCGGAGTTCAAGGAGAAGGACGACGCCGTCGAGCGTGTTCTCGATGTCGCCAAGGACGAACGGCTGACGTTGCTGTACGCTGCTGCTGACCGGGAGCAGAACAATTCCGTCGCCCTGCGTGAGTACCTCGAATCGCGGGTAGATTGA
- a CDS encoding DUF2249 domain-containing protein: MSANLDTDADEVLDVRRIDGQPFDPIMTALGELPEGETLLLVNSFEPEPLYDVLTERGFQYESEQRGPAQWHVRIEHA; encoded by the coding sequence ATGAGTGCCAACCTGGACACTGACGCGGACGAAGTACTCGATGTCCGAAGGATAGACGGTCAGCCGTTCGATCCGATTATGACCGCCCTTGGAGAACTTCCCGAGGGAGAGACGCTGTTGCTCGTCAACAGTTTCGAACCTGAACCGCTGTATGATGTCCTGACAGAGCGAGGCTTCCAATACGAATCTGAGCAGCGTGGTCCGGCCCAGTGGCACGTCCGTATTGAACACGCTTGA